A DNA window from Streptomyces sp. CA-278952 contains the following coding sequences:
- a CDS encoding DUF2530 domain-containing protein encodes MEKWTPKHEAPEPLEGPVVATVVGGTILWFVLFLAQLPFYGWFADRGHTWWVWTPLAGAGLGLIGIWYVRGRDAALKRHAAAVEAKDAAGAAATDGALGGDPAGRADRTA; translated from the coding sequence ATGGAGAAGTGGACACCGAAGCACGAGGCGCCCGAACCCCTGGAGGGCCCCGTCGTCGCCACCGTCGTCGGCGGCACGATCCTCTGGTTCGTCCTCTTCCTCGCCCAGCTCCCCTTCTACGGCTGGTTCGCCGACCGCGGCCACACCTGGTGGGTGTGGACCCCGCTGGCCGGCGCCGGGCTCGGCCTGATCGGCATCTGGTACGTCCGGGGGCGCGACGCCGCCCTCAAGCGGCACGCGGCCGCGGTCGAGGCCAAGGACGCCGCAGGGGCCGCGGCGACCGACGGCGCGCTGGGCGGCGACCCGGCGGGCCGCGCCGACCGGACCGCCTGA
- a CDS encoding HAD-IC family P-type ATPase, whose translation MTQRALDSSGEQTPGTSRPAMIDAGAELDPVHPMKPPPARRPDGLSTAEVAERVARGEVNDVPVRSSRSVTEIVRANVLTRFNLIIGVLWVIMLFVAPIQDSLFGFVIVANTGIGIIQEWRAKKTLDSLAVIGEAKPTVRRDGAAAEISTSEIVLGDLIELGPGDKVVVDGTVAEADSLEIDESLLTGEADPVVKQAGDPVMSGSFVVAGGGAFTATKVGREAYAAQLAEEASRFTLVHSELRSGISTILKYVTWMMVPTAIGLIISQLVVKDNNFKDSVARTVGGIVPMIPEGLVLLTSVAFAIGVVRLGRKQCLVQELPAIEGLARVDVVCLDKTGTLTEGGMDVTEVRPLNGSDEAYVTRVLGAFGSSDPRPNASLQAIIDAYPAGGGDAPPAGGGGVLPVADGAGLPAADGAALPAAGGGVEGWTVTDAMPFSSARKYSGAAFAEADGTASAWLLGAPDVLLSEGDATLTEIEHLNEQGLRVLLLARAQGELNAPGAAAGAAPTALVVLEQRLRPDAGDTLAYFADQNVATKVISGDNAVSVGAVAGKLGLAGAENTLDARRLPTDPDEMATAMEQNAVFGRVTPQQKRDMVAALQSRGHTVAMTGDGVNDVLALKDADIGVSMGSGSEATRAVAQIVLLNNSFATLPSVVAEGRRVIGNITRVATLFLTKTVYSVLLAILVVCTQVEYPFLPRHLTLLSTLTIGVPAFFLALAPNKERAQPHFVRRVMRYAIPSGVIAATATFTTYLVARHHYSGEGALAAETSAATLTLFLVSMWVLAIIARPYTWWRVGLVAAMGLGFLIVLVVPWLQDFFALKLVGTTMPWTAVGIAVAAAALLEFVWRWVGRRFGM comes from the coding sequence ATGACGCAGCGGGCACTCGACTCCTCCGGGGAGCAGACCCCCGGGACCTCCCGGCCGGCCATGATCGACGCGGGGGCGGAACTCGACCCCGTGCACCCCATGAAGCCACCGCCGGCCCGTCGGCCGGACGGGCTGAGCACCGCCGAGGTCGCCGAACGGGTCGCGCGCGGCGAGGTCAACGACGTACCCGTACGTTCCTCGCGCTCGGTCACCGAGATCGTCCGGGCCAACGTCCTCACCCGGTTCAACCTGATCATCGGCGTGCTCTGGGTGATCATGTTGTTCGTCGCGCCGATCCAGGACAGCCTCTTCGGCTTCGTGATCGTCGCCAACACCGGCATCGGCATCATCCAGGAGTGGCGGGCCAAGAAGACCCTGGACAGCCTCGCGGTGATCGGCGAGGCGAAGCCGACCGTGCGGCGCGACGGGGCCGCCGCCGAGATCTCCACCTCCGAGATCGTCCTCGGCGACCTGATCGAGCTCGGTCCCGGGGACAAGGTGGTCGTGGACGGCACGGTCGCCGAGGCCGACAGCCTGGAGATCGACGAGTCGCTCCTCACCGGGGAGGCCGACCCGGTGGTCAAGCAGGCCGGCGACCCGGTGATGTCCGGCAGCTTCGTCGTCGCGGGCGGCGGCGCGTTCACCGCGACCAAGGTGGGCCGCGAGGCGTATGCCGCACAGCTCGCCGAGGAGGCGTCGCGCTTCACGCTCGTCCACTCGGAGCTGCGCAGCGGCATCAGCACGATCCTGAAGTACGTCACCTGGATGATGGTGCCGACCGCGATCGGGCTGATCATCAGCCAGCTGGTCGTGAAGGACAACAACTTCAAGGACTCCGTCGCCCGGACCGTCGGCGGCATCGTCCCGATGATCCCGGAGGGCCTGGTCCTCCTCACCTCCGTCGCCTTCGCCATCGGCGTCGTACGGCTGGGCCGCAAGCAGTGCCTGGTGCAGGAGCTGCCCGCGATCGAGGGCCTCGCCCGGGTCGACGTCGTCTGCCTGGACAAGACGGGGACCCTCACCGAGGGCGGCATGGACGTCACGGAGGTCCGGCCGCTCAACGGGAGCGACGAGGCGTACGTGACGCGGGTGCTGGGGGCGTTCGGCTCCTCGGACCCACGGCCCAACGCCAGCCTCCAGGCCATCATCGACGCGTATCCGGCGGGAGGCGGAGACGCGCCCCCGGCGGGCGGTGGCGGCGTGCTCCCGGTGGCCGACGGCGCCGGGCTCCCGGCGGCCGACGGTGCCGCGCTCCCGGCCGCCGGCGGCGGCGTGGAGGGCTGGACGGTCACCGACGCGATGCCGTTCTCCTCCGCGCGCAAGTACAGCGGCGCGGCGTTCGCCGAGGCCGACGGAACGGCCTCCGCGTGGCTGCTCGGCGCCCCCGACGTCCTGCTGTCCGAGGGCGACGCGACCCTCACCGAGATCGAGCACCTCAACGAGCAGGGCCTGCGGGTGCTGCTGCTGGCCCGCGCCCAGGGCGAGCTGAACGCTCCCGGCGCGGCGGCCGGAGCCGCCCCCACCGCCCTGGTCGTCCTGGAACAGCGGCTGCGGCCGGACGCGGGCGACACGCTCGCCTACTTCGCCGACCAGAACGTGGCCACCAAGGTCATCTCCGGCGACAACGCGGTCTCGGTCGGCGCGGTCGCCGGGAAGCTGGGCCTCGCGGGCGCCGAGAACACGCTGGACGCCCGCAGGCTGCCCACCGATCCGGACGAGATGGCCACGGCCATGGAACAGAACGCGGTCTTCGGCCGGGTCACCCCGCAGCAGAAGCGGGACATGGTGGCCGCCCTCCAGTCGCGCGGCCACACGGTCGCCATGACGGGCGACGGTGTGAACGACGTCCTCGCCCTCAAGGACGCCGACATCGGCGTCTCGATGGGCTCGGGCTCGGAGGCGACGCGGGCGGTGGCGCAGATCGTGCTGCTGAACAACAGCTTCGCGACGCTGCCCTCGGTGGTCGCCGAGGGCCGCCGGGTGATCGGCAACATCACCCGCGTCGCGACGCTCTTCCTCACCAAGACGGTCTACTCCGTGCTGCTGGCGATCCTGGTGGTCTGCACCCAGGTGGAGTACCCGTTCCTGCCGAGGCACCTGACCCTGCTGTCGACGCTGACCATCGGCGTCCCCGCGTTCTTCCTGGCGCTCGCGCCCAATAAGGAAAGGGCCCAGCCCCACTTCGTACGCCGGGTCATGCGGTACGCGATCCCCTCGGGCGTCATCGCGGCGACGGCCACCTTCACGACGTACCTCGTGGCGCGACACCACTACAGCGGCGAGGGCGCGCTGGCGGCCGAGACGAGCGCCGCGACGCTGACGCTGTTCCTGGTCTCGATGTGGGTCCTGGCGATCATCGCGCGCCCGTACACCTGGTGGCGCGTCGGCCTGGTGGCGGCGATGGGGCTCGGCTTCCTGATCGTGCTCGTGGTGCCGTGGCTCCAGGACTTCTTCGCGCTGAAGCTGGTCGGCACGACCATGCCGTGGACGGCGGTCGGCATCGCGGTGGCGGCGGCCGCCCTGCTGGAGTTCGTCTGGCGCTGGGTGGGGCGGCGCTTCGGGATGTAG
- a CDS encoding calcium-binding protein, which produces MRIRATVAAVTGALALSALAVPAVQADEKPDAGLSVPSGADVFASEPGGAPAARARAAKAAETPVIKKVVVNGGKDIVVGTQSKKKFTVAITASSPSGIADAFAYLWHGHIDEVDGFLAPTQEFGSCKVSADPTTSTCTVSITVDPRSDDLYTSSLAGTWKVGAGALAATGSDQDFIWNDTQAKTRVQRFSKLTVNASPEPVKKGKTITVTGKLTRANWDTNTYKGYTKQPVKLQFKKKGAKSYTTVKTVKTSSTGTLKTTVKASADGYWRYSFGGTSTTPAVSAKGDYLDVK; this is translated from the coding sequence ATGCGTATTCGTGCCACCGTGGCTGCCGTCACCGGCGCCCTGGCCCTTTCCGCTCTCGCAGTACCGGCCGTCCAGGCCGACGAGAAGCCCGACGCCGGTCTGAGCGTGCCGTCCGGCGCCGACGTCTTCGCCTCCGAGCCCGGCGGCGCGCCCGCCGCCAGGGCCCGCGCCGCCAAGGCGGCCGAGACGCCCGTGATCAAGAAGGTCGTCGTCAACGGCGGCAAGGACATCGTGGTCGGCACGCAGTCCAAGAAGAAGTTCACCGTCGCGATCACGGCCTCGTCGCCTTCCGGCATCGCCGACGCGTTCGCCTACCTGTGGCACGGTCACATCGACGAGGTCGACGGTTTCCTCGCTCCCACCCAGGAGTTCGGCAGCTGCAAGGTCTCGGCCGACCCGACCACCTCCACCTGCACCGTCTCGATCACGGTCGACCCGCGATCCGACGACCTCTACACGAGCAGCCTCGCCGGCACCTGGAAGGTCGGCGCCGGAGCGCTCGCGGCCACCGGCAGCGACCAGGACTTCATCTGGAACGACACCCAGGCGAAGACCCGCGTCCAGCGGTTCTCCAAGCTGACCGTCAACGCCTCCCCGGAGCCCGTGAAGAAGGGCAAGACCATCACGGTCACCGGCAAGCTCACGCGCGCCAACTGGGACACCAACACGTACAAGGGCTACACCAAGCAGCCCGTGAAGCTCCAGTTCAAGAAGAAGGGCGCCAAGAGCTACACGACGGTCAAGACCGTCAAGACGAGCTCCACCGGCACCCTGAAGACCACCGTCAAGGCCTCGGCCGACGGCTACTGGCGCTACAGCTTCGGCGGTACGTCCACCACCCCGGCCGTCTCGGCCAAGGGCGACTACCTCGACGTGAAGTAG